A genomic window from Dechloromonas sp. A34 includes:
- a CDS encoding TetR/AcrR family transcriptional regulator yields the protein MNIRYDNTRQHILETGHRIFAGKGFSSVGLNELLKAAGVPKGSFYHYFESKEQYGQALLADYFEHYLADIGALLDAGEASGHERLMRYWERWLNSQCADCADQKCLVVKLSAEVADLSDAMRLTLRDGTERIIARIAQTIETGVADGSLPALDAEATARTLYQLWIGASVLGKLHRNRRALDSAMSFTRQLLSR from the coding sequence ATGAACATCCGTTACGACAATACGCGCCAGCACATCCTCGAAACCGGCCACCGGATTTTCGCCGGCAAGGGCTTTTCGAGCGTTGGCCTGAATGAGCTGCTGAAGGCCGCCGGCGTGCCCAAGGGCTCGTTTTATCATTACTTCGAGTCCAAGGAGCAATATGGTCAGGCCCTGCTCGCCGACTATTTCGAGCACTACCTCGCCGATATCGGCGCCTTGCTCGATGCCGGTGAGGCCTCGGGTCACGAGCGGCTGATGCGTTACTGGGAGCGCTGGCTGAATTCCCAATGCGCCGACTGTGCCGATCAGAAATGCCTGGTCGTCAAGCTGAGCGCCGAAGTTGCCGACCTCTCGGATGCCATGCGCCTGACCCTGCGTGACGGGACCGAGCGCATCATCGCCCGGATTGCCCAGACCATCGAAACCGGCGTCGCCGACGGCTCGCTGCCGGCGCTGGACGCCGAGGCGACCGCCCGCACGCTGTACCAGTTGTGGATTGGCGCCAGCGTACTGGGCAAGCTGCACCGCAACCGCAGGGCGCTGGATAGCGCGATGAGCTTCACCCGGCAATTGTTGTCGCGCTGA
- a CDS encoding alkene reductase codes for MSSLFDPAQIGDIAVANRIVMAPLTRNRAIAGNVAGPLTVEYYRQRASAGLIIAEASQISPLAQGYLDTPGIHTPEQVAGWRQVTDAVHAEGGKIVLQLWHVGRISHSSLLPDGAAPVSSSSRRSEAKTFTRDGFLPVSAPRALRDDELPGLIDDYRRAARNAIAAGFDGVEVHAANTYLLEQFLRDSVNDRSGPYGGSIANRARLLLEVMQAIVAEIGGGRTGIRLSPLTTFGGTTPLDSDPQALYGYVVEQLAPLGLAFLHVIEGETGGTRNPPAAKPFDYEALHRSFPGAWMVNNGYSRALAMETVAEGKADLVAFGRPFISTPDLVYRLSHDAPLNELRADKLYGGGAEGYTDYPTLAA; via the coding sequence ATGAGTTCCCTGTTCGATCCTGCACAAATCGGCGATATCGCCGTCGCCAACCGTATCGTCATGGCGCCGCTGACGCGCAATCGCGCCATCGCCGGCAATGTCGCCGGTCCGCTGACCGTCGAGTATTACCGCCAGCGCGCCAGCGCCGGCCTGATCATCGCCGAGGCGAGCCAGATCAGCCCGCTGGCCCAGGGCTATCTCGACACCCCGGGCATCCATACCCCGGAGCAGGTGGCCGGCTGGCGCCAGGTGACCGATGCCGTGCATGCCGAAGGCGGCAAGATCGTGCTCCAGCTCTGGCACGTCGGCCGCATTTCGCATTCCTCGCTGCTGCCTGACGGCGCCGCGCCGGTTTCCTCGAGCAGCCGCCGCTCCGAGGCCAAGACCTTCACTCGCGACGGCTTCCTCCCGGTTTCCGCACCGCGCGCCCTGCGCGACGATGAGTTGCCCGGCCTGATCGACGACTACCGCCGCGCCGCGCGCAATGCGATCGCCGCCGGCTTCGATGGCGTCGAAGTGCATGCCGCCAACACGTACCTGCTCGAACAGTTCCTGCGCGACAGCGTCAACGACCGCAGTGGCCCCTACGGTGGCAGCATCGCCAATCGCGCCCGCCTGCTGCTCGAAGTCATGCAGGCGATTGTTGCGGAAATCGGCGGCGGCCGGACCGGCATTCGCCTCAGCCCGCTGACGACCTTTGGCGGCACGACGCCGCTCGACAGCGATCCGCAGGCGCTCTACGGCTATGTCGTCGAACAGCTGGCGCCGCTCGGTCTGGCCTTCCTGCACGTCATCGAAGGCGAAACCGGCGGCACGCGGAATCCGCCCGCTGCCAAGCCCTTCGATTACGAGGCCCTGCACCGTAGTTTCCCGGGGGCCTGGATGGTCAACAATGGTTATTCGCGTGCCCTGGCCATGGAAACCGTTGCCGAGGGCAAGGCCGACCTGGTGGCCTTTGGCCGCCCGTTCATCAGCACGCCGGATCTGGTCTACCGCCTGAGTCACGATGCGCCGTTGAACGAATTGCGCGCCGACAAGCTCTATGGCGGAGGCGCCGAGGGTTACACCGACTATCCGACCCTGGCTGCCTGA